In the Kwoniella shandongensis chromosome 1, complete sequence genome, one interval contains:
- a CDS encoding mitochondrial 54S ribosomal protein uL10m — protein MPPRPSLRAITPSLTPRFASTSSVVPPPIASSSSTPGRIYTARKTFLWNFYTHLLDRSSLVLVFDHSNLSAGEWSNLRRAINSIPRPNKPFDPSSSATTPSETETKDVEDRRISPAQLTVIRTGVLSSLASSSKSPLFPHLKGQRALLTTSDLSPTYLNKIITTVDRTLKKMKRENAPDEKQPTLKLVAGLLEGPQGKVMNVEQLVQVGKLPELDVLRAQVVGLLESQPRSLVGVLGQAAGGSLVRTLQGLEKDLKDKEGGSEEASA, from the coding sequence ATGCCTCCCCGACCTTCGCTCCGAGCGATCACGCCCTCTCTCACTCCCCGATTCGCCAGCACCTCCTCCGTCGTTCCCCCTCCTATcgcatcttcgtcctctacACCTGGACGAATCTACACTGCTCGAAAGACTTTCCTGTGGAACTTTTACACTCACCTACTCGatcgttcttctctcgtATTGGTTTTCGACCATTCAAATCTTTCAGCTGGAGAATGGTCAAACTTACGTCGAGCAATAAATTCCATTCCTCGACCCAACAAACCTTTTGATCCGTCATCGTCGGCGACGACGCCTTCAGAAACAGAGACGAAGGATGTCGAAGATAGAAGGATCTCACCTGCTCAGTTGACGGTGATTCGAACTGGAGTTTTATCTTCCCTCGCATCATCTTCGAAATCACCTTTATTCCCACATCTAAAAGGTCAACGAGcccttctcaccacctcaGACCTATCACCTACATATCTAAACAAAATCATAACCACCGTCGATCGTACTCTGAAAAAAATGAAACGTGAAAACGCACCAGACGAAAAACAACCGACCCTCAAACTCGTTGCTGGACTCTTGGAAGGTCCCCAAGGAAAAGTCATGAATGTTGAACAGTTGGTTCAAGTTGGGAAATTACCAGAGTTGGACGTACTCAGAGCTCAAGTTGTGGGTCTTCTGGAATCGCAACCAAGGAGTTTGGTTGGCGTACTGGGTCAAGCGGCAGGTGGAAGTTTGGTGAGAACGTTGCAAGGGTTGGAAAAGGATTTGAAGGACaaggaaggtggaagcgaggagGCGAGCGCGTAA
- a CDS encoding ribosome biogenesis protein ERB1, with translation MAPRNAAASSSKPSASARPATNGHAGPSRATTAPSKTKKRAVEEVSVEEDDEDEFGAGGSGIDMSDDEEMGSVDGADEDDEDAFPEFDSEIEDQGPEGDDEDEGDSTDEEYEEDNDEEDSGSESGYNSSDIDAMYESSNTSAPTSPSSSHKNLTTDEKLSKLIAKNSIKPNEAIGTDAKISKAKEGEGRMVKSKLVDGGYKREYEDYEAGYGSESSTEDNPNTVGNIPMEWYDDLPHIGYDVNGRKIFRPAQGDELDKFLANVEDPGAWTSAEDKMLQQQVQLTDKELDIIRRLERAEIPDADYDPYQPTVEWFTGEGNERVMPLSAAPEPKSRFVPSKWEHKKIMKIVKAIREGRITPNKPSAAKPKVYAIWSDADQANAPHAMYMPAPQLPPPKTIESYNPPEEYVPTEEEKAEWEATDKEDRKTEFLPAKYDALRLVPGYKNLVQEKFERCLDLYLAPRTRRVKLNIDPESLIPKLPAPKELKPFPIACSVQYRHPGDTRVRAVSTSPDGQWVASGSEDGVVRLWDLGNGREVWRWDLHSGPIQFVEWSPYKEESLLVALVEGKVAVLSPLALVAPNVAAATLTHVNTAFASSAATTKIGAGKDVKGVEAIKWVRPAERERERGVLVYVEVPGTPKQVSWHRKGDYFATVATDASNKSVLIHQLSRHATQSPFRKTPGQVQRVAFHPSKPHFFAATQRYIRLYDLAGQKLLKTLQSGVKWISSLDVHAGGDNLIVGSYDKKLAWFDMDLSTKPYKTLRYHNRALRSVAYHPTLPLFASSSDDGTIHIFHCTIYSDLMQNPLIVPLKILRGHKVTDGLGVLDIRWVPGKPWLVSSGADGEVRLWCS, from the exons ATGGCTCCTCGAAATGCTGCAGCAAGCAGTTCGAAACCATCGGCATCAGCACGACCTGCTACAAACGGTCACGCCGGTCCTTCCAGAGCTACTACTGCTCCTTCCAAAACCAAGAAGCGAGCTGTTGAGGAGGTTTCagttgaagaggatgatgaggacgagtTTGGAGCGGGTGGTAGCGGGATCGACatgagcgatgatgaggagatgggtagTGTCGATGGAgcagatgaagacgatgaggacgcTTTCCCAGAGTTTGATAGCGAGATTGAGGACCAAGGACCTGAaggcgatgacgaagatgaaggggattCGACAGACGAAGAGTACGAAGAGGAcaatgatgaggaggattCCGGATCTGAATCAGGCTACAACTCTTCCGACATTGACGCCATGTACGAATCCTCCAACACCTCTGCGCCCACTTCgccctcatcctcccacaAGAACTTGACAACAGACGAGAAACTGTCGAAATTGATCGCGAAGAACAGTATAAAGCCCAACGAAGCTATTGGTACCGATGCCAAGATCTCCAAAGcgaaggagggtgagggcAGGATGGTGAAGAGTAAACTCGTGGACGGTGGATACAAGCGAGAATATGAAGATTACGAGGCAGGATATGGAAGTGAGAGTAGCACCGAAGAC AATCCCAACACCGTCGGCAACATCCCTATGGAATGGTACGATGACCTTCCTCACATCGGATACGATGTCAATGGTCGAAAGATCTTCCGACCCGCTCAAGGTGACGAGCTCGACAAATTCCTCGCCAATGTCGAAGACCCCGGAGCCTGGACCTCTGCCGAGGACAAAATGCTTCAGCAACAAGTCCAACTTACCGACAAGGAGCTGGACATCATCCGACGATTGGAGAGAGCCGAGATCCCGGATGCGGATTACGATCCTTATCAGCCTACTGTCGAGTGGTTCACTGGAGAGGGCAACGAGCGGGTCATGCCGCTCAGTGCTGCTCCTGAACCCAAGAGCAGATTCGTACCTTCCAAGTGGGAACACAAGAAG ATCATGAAAATCGTCAAAGCCATTCGTGAAGGGCGAATCACCCCTAACAAACCTTCCGCCGCCAAACCTAAGGTTTACGCCATCTGGTCTGACGCCGACCAGGCCAACGCCCCTCATGCCATGTACATGCCCGCTCCTCAATTACCTCCTCCCAAGACGATCGAGTCTTACAACCCTCCTGAGGAGTACGTTCCCactgaggaagagaaggccGAGTGGGAGGCAACGGACAAGGAAGATCGAAAGACCGAGTTCCTTCCTGCCAAATACGATGCGCTTCGATTGGTTCCCGGTTACAAGAACTTGGTTCAAGAGAAATTCGAACGATGCTTGGATCTCTATCTTGCTCCCAGAACGAGGAGGGTGAAACTCAACATCGATCCTGAGAGTTTGATACCGAAACTCCCTGCACCAAAGGAGTTGAAACCCTTCCCCATCGCTTGTTCTGTGCAATACCGACATCCTGGCGACACTCGTGTTCGAGCTGTGTCGACAAGTCCCGATGGACAATGGGTCGCTTCAGGATCCGAAGATGGTGTTGTCCGACTTTGGGACCTGGGTAACGGTCGAGAAGTGTGGAGATGGGACTTGCATTCTGGACCTATTCAATTCGTCGAATGGTCACCTTACAAGGAGGAATCACTGTTGGTTGCTTTGGTCGAAGGCAAGGTCGCAGTACTCTCTCCACTTGCTCTGGTCGCCCCTAACGTGGCAGCCGCTACACTCACACACGTCAACACTGCTTTTGCCTCGAGTGCCGCTACAACAAAGATAGGTGCAGGCAAGGATGTGAAGGGTGTCGAGGCTATCAAATGGGTCAGACCCGcagaaagggagagagagcgaggtgTGCTCGTGTACGTCGAGGTTCCTGGAACACCGAAACAGGTCTCATGGCACAGAAAGGGTGACTACTTTGCTACTGTCGCTacagatg CATCGAACAAGTCTGTCCTCATCCATCAATTATCACGTCACGCCACGCAATCGCCTTTCCGAAAGACTCCTGGCCAAGTTCAACGGGTCgctttccacccttccaaACCCCACTTCTTCGCTGCCACCCAACGATATATCCGTCTTTACGATCTTGCTGGCCAGAAGCTGCTCAAGACTCTTCAATCGGGTGTCAAGTGGATTTCTTCATTGGATGTTCATGCTGGTGGAGACAATTTGATTGTGGGAAGTTATGATAAGAAATTGGCATGGTTTGACATGGACTTGAGCACGAAGCCATACAAGAcattgag ATACCACAaccgagctcttcgatcagTAGCCTACCATCCCaccctccccctcttcgcctcatcctcaGATGACGGTACaatccacatcttccactgTACCATCTACTCCGACCTGATGCAGAACCCGCTCATCGTTCCTCTCAAGATCTTACGCGGTCACAAGGTCACGGACGGTCTCGGTGTTTTGGATATCAGATGGGTCCCAGGGAAACCATGGTTGGTCTCGTCGGGCGCCGATGGAGAAGTGAGGCTCTGGTGCTCTTAG